A stretch of the Cheilinus undulatus linkage group 11, ASM1832078v1, whole genome shotgun sequence genome encodes the following:
- the LOC121517289 gene encoding tumor protein p53-inducible nuclear protein 2 isoform X4, which produces MFQRLSNLLFGEVEEVAAELKGPKPCVTEADEEGWMIVNLPEESDCMMQAEDETAAPLIAQSCPDSNQSNHQDTHTRTECPAPVLNVPHKRRRTHKARAREGATAEASPMEDLLIEHPSMSVYVSSNNLSMVSNGNLSVVGEESIISLASSVSRVAEPAAVPATHGSMPTRVARGAAAQAGALAKVTQVARVQRSKARIERRHLSRNRIHRQNLTREQVPRHAVHTRNSFLHQPSKRNFCH; this is translated from the exons ATGTTCCAGCGTTTAAGCAACTTGTTGTTTGGGGAAGTTGAGGAGGTGGCAGCAGAGCTGAAGGGACCCAAGCCCTGTGTGACGGAGGCAGACGAGGAGGGATGGATGATCGTCAACCTGCCTG AAGAATCTGACTGCATGATGCAGGCGGAGGATGAGACAGCAGCCCCATTAATCGCACAATCATGCCCAGATAGTAACCAATCAAATCATCAAGACACACATACAAGAACTGAATGCCCCGCCCCCGTTCTCAATGTGCCTCACAAGCGCCGCAGGACACATAAAGCTCGGGCTAGAG AGGGAGCCACAGCAGAGGCCAGCCCGATGGAGGACCTGCTCATCGAGCACCCCAGTATGTCTGTGTACGTCTCCTCCAACAACCTTTCCATGGTTTCCAACGGCAACCTGTCTGTGGTGGGAGAGGAGAGCATCATCAGCCTGGCGAGCAGCGTGAG CAGAGTGGCTGAACCAGCTGCTGTCCCCGCCACCCACGGCAGCATGCCCACCAGGGTGGCCCGTGGAGCTGCAGCCCAGGCTGGAGCTCTTGCCAAGGTTACCCAAGTGGCGAGGGTCCAGCGTAGCAAAGCTCGCATCGAGCGGCGCCATCTGAGCCGCAACCGCATCCACCGCCAAAACCTCACCAGGGAGCAGGTCCCCCGCCACGCAGTCCACACCAGAAACTCCTTCCTTCACCAGCCCAGCAAGCGTAACTTCTGCCACTAA
- the LOC121517289 gene encoding tumor protein p53-inducible nuclear protein 2 isoform X5, whose product MFQRLSNLLFGEVEEVAAELKGPKPCVTEADEEGWMIVNLPEGATAEASPMEDLLIEHPSMSVYVSSNNLSMVSNGNLSVVGEESIISLASSVSRVAEPAAVPATHGSMPTRVARGAAAQAGALAKVTQVARVQRSKARIERRHLSRNRIHRQNLTREQVPRHAVHTRNSFLHQPSKRNFCH is encoded by the exons ATGTTCCAGCGTTTAAGCAACTTGTTGTTTGGGGAAGTTGAGGAGGTGGCAGCAGAGCTGAAGGGACCCAAGCCCTGTGTGACGGAGGCAGACGAGGAGGGATGGATGATCGTCAACCTGCCTG AGGGAGCCACAGCAGAGGCCAGCCCGATGGAGGACCTGCTCATCGAGCACCCCAGTATGTCTGTGTACGTCTCCTCCAACAACCTTTCCATGGTTTCCAACGGCAACCTGTCTGTGGTGGGAGAGGAGAGCATCATCAGCCTGGCGAGCAGCGTGAG CAGAGTGGCTGAACCAGCTGCTGTCCCCGCCACCCACGGCAGCATGCCCACCAGGGTGGCCCGTGGAGCTGCAGCCCAGGCTGGAGCTCTTGCCAAGGTTACCCAAGTGGCGAGGGTCCAGCGTAGCAAAGCTCGCATCGAGCGGCGCCATCTGAGCCGCAACCGCATCCACCGCCAAAACCTCACCAGGGAGCAGGTCCCCCGCCACGCAGTCCACACCAGAAACTCCTTCCTTCACCAGCCCAGCAAGCGTAACTTCTGCCACTAA
- the LOC121517289 gene encoding tumor protein p53-inducible nuclear protein 2 isoform X3 — MFQRLSNLLFGEVEEVAAELKGPKPCVTEADEEGWMIVNLPEESDCMMQAEDETAAPLIAQSCPDSNQSNHQDTHTRTECPAPVLNVPHKRRRTHKARARGAVASSDPLVCESVSPSNLGATTPVTPTRRDRLSTPSSTPSVSPGSGKGATAEASPMEDLLIEHPSMSVYVSSNNLSMVSNGNLSVVGEESIISLASSVSRVAEPAAVPATHGSMPTRVARGAAAQAGALAKVTQVARVQRSKARIERRHLSRNRIHRQNLTREQVPRHAVHTRNSFLHQPSKRNFCH, encoded by the exons ATGTTCCAGCGTTTAAGCAACTTGTTGTTTGGGGAAGTTGAGGAGGTGGCAGCAGAGCTGAAGGGACCCAAGCCCTGTGTGACGGAGGCAGACGAGGAGGGATGGATGATCGTCAACCTGCCTG AAGAATCTGACTGCATGATGCAGGCGGAGGATGAGACAGCAGCCCCATTAATCGCACAATCATGCCCAGATAGTAACCAATCAAATCATCAAGACACACATACAAGAACTGAATGCCCCGCCCCCGTTCTCAATGTGCCTCACAAGCGCCGCAGGACACATAAAGCTCGGGCTAGAGGTGCAGTAGCATCATCAGACCCCCTTGTTTGTGAAAGCGTTAGCCCGTCAAATTTGGGTGCCACTACACCAGTGACCCCAACGAGACGGGACAGACTGTCCACGCCCTCTTCCACCCCGTCAGTATCCCCTGGCTCTGGAA AGGGAGCCACAGCAGAGGCCAGCCCGATGGAGGACCTGCTCATCGAGCACCCCAGTATGTCTGTGTACGTCTCCTCCAACAACCTTTCCATGGTTTCCAACGGCAACCTGTCTGTGGTGGGAGAGGAGAGCATCATCAGCCTGGCGAGCAGCGTGAG CAGAGTGGCTGAACCAGCTGCTGTCCCCGCCACCCACGGCAGCATGCCCACCAGGGTGGCCCGTGGAGCTGCAGCCCAGGCTGGAGCTCTTGCCAAGGTTACCCAAGTGGCGAGGGTCCAGCGTAGCAAAGCTCGCATCGAGCGGCGCCATCTGAGCCGCAACCGCATCCACCGCCAAAACCTCACCAGGGAGCAGGTCCCCCGCCACGCAGTCCACACCAGAAACTCCTTCCTTCACCAGCCCAGCAAGCGTAACTTCTGCCACTAA
- the LOC121517289 gene encoding tumor protein p53-inducible nuclear protein 2 isoform X2, with protein MFQRLSNLLFGEVEEVAAELKGPKPCVTEADEEGWMIVNLPESDCMMQAEDETAAPLIAQSCPDSNQSNHQDTHTRTECPAPVLNVPHKRRRTHKARARGAVASSDPLVCESVSPSNLGATTPVTPTRRDRLSTPSSTPSVSPGSGSECGGSGGSSRSGPERGCMDESWFVTPPPCFTAEGATAEASPMEDLLIEHPSMSVYVSSNNLSMVSNGNLSVVGEESIISLASSVSRVAEPAAVPATHGSMPTRVARGAAAQAGALAKVTQVARVQRSKARIERRHLSRNRIHRQNLTREQVPRHAVHTRNSFLHQPSKRNFCH; from the exons ATGTTCCAGCGTTTAAGCAACTTGTTGTTTGGGGAAGTTGAGGAGGTGGCAGCAGAGCTGAAGGGACCCAAGCCCTGTGTGACGGAGGCAGACGAGGAGGGATGGATGATCGTCAACCTGCCTG AATCTGACTGCATGATGCAGGCGGAGGATGAGACAGCAGCCCCATTAATCGCACAATCATGCCCAGATAGTAACCAATCAAATCATCAAGACACACATACAAGAACTGAATGCCCCGCCCCCGTTCTCAATGTGCCTCACAAGCGCCGCAGGACACATAAAGCTCGGGCTAGAGGTGCAGTAGCATCATCAGACCCCCTTGTTTGTGAAAGCGTTAGCCCGTCAAATTTGGGTGCCACTACACCAGTGACCCCAACGAGACGGGACAGACTGTCCACGCCCTCTTCCACCCCGTCAGTATCCCCTGGCTCTGGAAGTGAGTGTGGGGGCAGTGGGGGTAGCAGTAGGTCAGGCCCAGAGAGAGGCTGCATGGATGAGAGTTGGTTTGTCACCCCTCCCCCCTGTTTCACTGCAGAGGGAGCCACAGCAGAGGCCAGCCCGATGGAGGACCTGCTCATCGAGCACCCCAGTATGTCTGTGTACGTCTCCTCCAACAACCTTTCCATGGTTTCCAACGGCAACCTGTCTGTGGTGGGAGAGGAGAGCATCATCAGCCTGGCGAGCAGCGTGAG CAGAGTGGCTGAACCAGCTGCTGTCCCCGCCACCCACGGCAGCATGCCCACCAGGGTGGCCCGTGGAGCTGCAGCCCAGGCTGGAGCTCTTGCCAAGGTTACCCAAGTGGCGAGGGTCCAGCGTAGCAAAGCTCGCATCGAGCGGCGCCATCTGAGCCGCAACCGCATCCACCGCCAAAACCTCACCAGGGAGCAGGTCCCCCGCCACGCAGTCCACACCAGAAACTCCTTCCTTCACCAGCCCAGCAAGCGTAACTTCTGCCACTAA
- the LOC121517289 gene encoding tumor protein p53-inducible nuclear protein 2 isoform X1, whose product MFQRLSNLLFGEVEEVAAELKGPKPCVTEADEEGWMIVNLPEESDCMMQAEDETAAPLIAQSCPDSNQSNHQDTHTRTECPAPVLNVPHKRRRTHKARARGAVASSDPLVCESVSPSNLGATTPVTPTRRDRLSTPSSTPSVSPGSGSECGGSGGSSRSGPERGCMDESWFVTPPPCFTAEGATAEASPMEDLLIEHPSMSVYVSSNNLSMVSNGNLSVVGEESIISLASSVSRVAEPAAVPATHGSMPTRVARGAAAQAGALAKVTQVARVQRSKARIERRHLSRNRIHRQNLTREQVPRHAVHTRNSFLHQPSKRNFCH is encoded by the exons ATGTTCCAGCGTTTAAGCAACTTGTTGTTTGGGGAAGTTGAGGAGGTGGCAGCAGAGCTGAAGGGACCCAAGCCCTGTGTGACGGAGGCAGACGAGGAGGGATGGATGATCGTCAACCTGCCTG AAGAATCTGACTGCATGATGCAGGCGGAGGATGAGACAGCAGCCCCATTAATCGCACAATCATGCCCAGATAGTAACCAATCAAATCATCAAGACACACATACAAGAACTGAATGCCCCGCCCCCGTTCTCAATGTGCCTCACAAGCGCCGCAGGACACATAAAGCTCGGGCTAGAGGTGCAGTAGCATCATCAGACCCCCTTGTTTGTGAAAGCGTTAGCCCGTCAAATTTGGGTGCCACTACACCAGTGACCCCAACGAGACGGGACAGACTGTCCACGCCCTCTTCCACCCCGTCAGTATCCCCTGGCTCTGGAAGTGAGTGTGGGGGCAGTGGGGGTAGCAGTAGGTCAGGCCCAGAGAGAGGCTGCATGGATGAGAGTTGGTTTGTCACCCCTCCCCCCTGTTTCACTGCAGAGGGAGCCACAGCAGAGGCCAGCCCGATGGAGGACCTGCTCATCGAGCACCCCAGTATGTCTGTGTACGTCTCCTCCAACAACCTTTCCATGGTTTCCAACGGCAACCTGTCTGTGGTGGGAGAGGAGAGCATCATCAGCCTGGCGAGCAGCGTGAG CAGAGTGGCTGAACCAGCTGCTGTCCCCGCCACCCACGGCAGCATGCCCACCAGGGTGGCCCGTGGAGCTGCAGCCCAGGCTGGAGCTCTTGCCAAGGTTACCCAAGTGGCGAGGGTCCAGCGTAGCAAAGCTCGCATCGAGCGGCGCCATCTGAGCCGCAACCGCATCCACCGCCAAAACCTCACCAGGGAGCAGGTCCCCCGCCACGCAGTCCACACCAGAAACTCCTTCCTTCACCAGCCCAGCAAGCGTAACTTCTGCCACTAA